CGCCGACTCGGGCGTGTTGGCCATACGCAGGCGGCCCTCGTTGAGCTCCGAACGCCCGTAGAAGACTTCCAGGATGGCCTCCGCCTCGGGATTGCGGATCAGCGCTACGCCGAAGGCCCGGGCGACGCATTCCGCCGTGATGTCGTCGTGGGTCGGGCCGATGCCGCCGGTCGTGAAGACGTAGTCGAACCTGGCCCGTACTTCGTTGACCGCGTCGATGATGGCGTCCGGGACGTCCGGAATGACCCGCGCCTCCATTAAACGGATCCCCAACTCGTTCAAGGACTCGCCGAGAAACGCCAGGTTCGCGTCCTGAGTGCGGCCCGACAGCACCTCGTTGCCGATGATCAGGGCGCAGGCGGTTACCGCCTCTTCCGCCGATCCGCCCGAATGTTCAGTTCCGGCTATAGCCCCTGGACCTCATGCAGCTCTCGAACCGGTAGATTCTCTCGTTGCCGTAGTAGTAGGCGTTGACGCGGCGGTCCAGGCTACCGCTGTCCTGCAGCATGGACTTGCTGTCGCCGCGGGCGGCATCGATGTCGCGGTCGATCTGGATGTCCTTGGTCACCTGAGCGTTGGCGAAGCGATAGCAGGAGTCGGAATCGGCCAGCACCTGCTCCTCGCTCACACCCGACTTGATCCAATCGCCCTCGCCGTCCTCTTCCCCGGCGGCCGGGGCGGGCCGGCTTCTGGAAGAGCTCTTCTTCGGCTCGGACTCGAAGAACTGCTTGCCCGGGTAGCGGAAGGTGCTCGGGTCAGAGCAGCCGGCCGTTGCAAGCAGGGCGAGCACGAGGGCGGGCCCGAGAGCGCTATGGATCAGAGTACGCATAGGAGCCTCGTGGTAGAACACGGGAGAGGATTTAAGTCCAGCGATACCATGCCCAGGAGACGGTGCGACGACCGCCCTGCCCTGGTCGACCGCGCTCGAGGGCGCGATTTGGGCGATTCCATCGCGACCGCATCTGCTCTAGGGTCGCGGGCCATGAGGTTCCCCGATCCCTTGCTCCCAGGCCGTCTGCTGCGGCGCTACAAGCGGTTCCTGGCGGACGTCCGGCTCGAGACCGGCGAAGAGGTGACCGCCCATTGCGCCAACCCCGGCTCGATGATGGGCCTGGCCGAGCCCGATTCGCCGGTCTGGCTGTCCCCGGCGCGAAATCCCGACCGCAAGCTCCGCTACTCCTGGGAGCTGGTCGCCCGCGACGGGGCCCTGGTTGGCATCAATACGGCCCACCCCAACACCATCGTCGCTGAAGCCCTGGCCGACGGTTCTCTGCCCGCGCTGTCGGGCTACCAGCGGATCCGGCGCGAGGTCCGCTACGGCCAAAACAGCCGCGTGGACTTCCTCCTGGAGAGCGACCAGGGACCGCCGTGCTACCTGGAGGTCAAGAGCGTGACACTCAAGCGCGGGGACGGCCCGGCCGAGTTTC
This portion of the Kiloniellales bacterium genome encodes:
- a CDS encoding molybdopterin-binding protein: MAGTEHSGGSAEEAVTACALIIGNEVLSGRTQDANLAFLGESLNELGIRLMEARVIPDVPDAIIDAVNEVRARFDYVFTTGGIGPTHDDITAECVARAFGVALIRNPEAEAILEVFYGRSELNEGRLRMANTPESAVLIENPISKAPGFQIGNVFVMAGIPRVMRAMFETLRPRLKGGRPLLSHALTVNLPESVMAPGLGAIQNDHATVEIGSYPYQKEGRFGVRLVLRGPEPADLAEVGARVRDLIGDLGGRIEAEAGPGRT
- the sfsA gene encoding DNA/RNA nuclease SfsA gives rise to the protein MRFPDPLLPGRLLRRYKRFLADVRLETGEEVTAHCANPGSMMGLAEPDSPVWLSPARNPDRKLRYSWELVARDGALVGINTAHPNTIVAEALADGSLPALSGYQRIRREVRYGQNSRVDFLLESDQGPPCYLEVKSVTLKRGDGPAEFPDAVTKRGAKHLAELSEIARAGARAVMFFLVQREDCAYMEVADDIDPAYGRALRDAAGQGVELHCHACTLSPQAIELDRRLALRL